A single Vigna radiata var. radiata cultivar VC1973A chromosome 8, Vradiata_ver6, whole genome shotgun sequence DNA region contains:
- the LOC106770444 gene encoding protein MAINTENANCE OF MERISTEMS-like: protein MSLVGISYDYVDKGLLLAFEERFHFETSSFHLPVSEMTVTLDDVSSLLHLLVLGQLCDLEDVDFEESRCTIVDDGRASAELHAAHGAKVRLSWLRDIYVEHCEQQQWEYAARTYLLHLVGCSIFADKTGTSIRVSYLLLFRDVHACGRYALGVAALAYMYEQVGDANLASTRQMEGYLTLLQSWIYEHFPTLGRRRLVSSYMEDKPRAAKWESPRQGSTLLEVRVHLDALTYDLVICYPYESHRETRPFYGVCIFSGWIRIGDTLCRHFPERVLRQFGFQQSIPRDTPVVANVDILATDDAWLHYHDHVGVCSLADSI, encoded by the exons ATGTCTCTGGTGGGCATCTCCTATGACTATGTCGATAAGGGTTTACTACTGGCATTTGAAGAGAGATTTCATTTTGAGACCAGTAGTTTCCATCTCCCTGTGAGTGAGATGACCGTGACTTTAGATGATGTGTCATCGTTGCTGCACCTCCTAGTGTTAGGCCAATTATGTGATCTGGAAGATGTAGATTTTGAAGAAAGTAGATGCACCATTGTGGATGACGGGAGAGCTAGTGCTGAGTTACATGCAGCTCACGGTGCGAAAGTTAGATTGAGTTGGCTTCGAGACATCTACGTTGAGCACTGTGAGCAGCAACAGTGGGAGTATGCTGCCCGGACATACTTGTTGCATCTAGTTGGATGCAGTATATTTGCTGATAAGACTGGCACATCCATTCGTGTGTCTTATCTTTTGCTCTTTAGAGACGTACATGCATGTGGTCGATATGCCTTGGGCGTTGCTGCACTAGCATATATGTATGAGCAGGTAGGAGATGCCAACTTGGCTTCAACCAGACAGATGGAAGGTTATTTGACTCTATTACAG aGTTGGATATATGAGCATTTCCCTACGTTGGGAAGAAGGCGTCTGGTGTCTTCGTACATGGAAGACAAACCGCGTGCTGCGAAATGGGAGTCACCGAGGCAGGGTTCCACCCTCTTAGAGGTCAGGGTACACTTGGATGCGCTAACATATGATTTAGTCATTTGCTACCCTTATGAGTCACATCGGGAGACTCGTCCTTTTTACGGCGTTTGTATTTTCTCGGGATGGATCAGGATTGGTGACACGTTGTGTCGACATTTTCCTGAGCGTGTTTTGAGGCAATTTGGGTTTCAGCAGTCTATCCCTCGAGACACACCCGTTGTTGCAAATGTGGACATACTGGCCACCGATGATGCCTGGTTGCACTATCATGATCACGTAGGGGTGTGTTCATTGGCAGATTCCATTTGA